One window of Salegentibacter sp. Hel_I_6 genomic DNA carries:
- a CDS encoding endonuclease/exonuclease/phosphatase family protein, producing the protein MITRVFPFLGFCLLFLFSVESLFSQEKQDYKIISIAFYNVENLFDTENNPFTFDDDRTPEGDDVWTIEKYRDKLKKLARVISEIGRETTQQPPEIIGICEIENRQVLEDLINEPILQEYNYGIVHYDSPDRRGIDVALLYRKDIFRLENSVSHELVIYNSSEPNKRVYTRDQLVVSGAIDGEKMHFIVNHWPSRSGGEAASSYKREKAANLNKTILDSIFKREPLARVISMGDFNDDPTNKSIKEILATKADQEGLSEHQLYNPMENMQKRGMGTLAYRDGWNLFDQIFISGALTKKDYTSFQFYKAGIFNKKYLITEKGQYKGYPFRSYGYSGYQGGYSDHFPVYIYLIKEVSSPEEGE; encoded by the coding sequence ATGATTACCCGTGTTTTTCCCTTTTTAGGCTTTTGTCTTTTATTCTTGTTTTCTGTTGAAAGTCTTTTCTCACAGGAAAAACAGGACTATAAAATTATAAGCATTGCATTCTATAATGTTGAAAATCTATTTGACACCGAGAATAATCCATTCACTTTCGATGATGATCGCACACCGGAAGGAGACGATGTTTGGACTATTGAAAAATACCGAGATAAATTAAAGAAACTGGCAAGGGTGATTTCTGAAATTGGCAGAGAAACAACGCAGCAGCCTCCCGAAATTATAGGTATTTGTGAAATTGAAAACCGCCAGGTATTAGAAGATCTTATAAATGAGCCAATACTACAGGAATATAACTACGGGATAGTGCATTATGACTCTCCAGATCGCCGAGGGATTGATGTAGCGCTACTTTACAGAAAGGATATTTTCAGACTGGAAAACTCTGTTTCTCACGAGTTAGTAATCTATAATAGCAGTGAACCGAATAAGCGTGTTTATACCAGGGATCAATTGGTGGTGAGTGGAGCAATTGATGGAGAAAAAATGCATTTTATAGTGAACCACTGGCCATCCCGAAGTGGCGGTGAAGCAGCTAGCAGTTATAAACGGGAAAAAGCAGCAAACTTAAATAAAACAATCCTGGATTCGATTTTTAAAAGGGAACCACTTGCTCGAGTTATAAGTATGGGTGATTTCAACGACGATCCTACCAATAAAAGTATCAAAGAAATTCTTGCAACAAAAGCCGATCAGGAAGGTTTGAGCGAACATCAATTGTATAATCCCATGGAAAATATGCAAAAACGGGGAATGGGTACCCTGGCCTATAGAGACGGCTGGAATTTATTTGACCAGATATTTATTTCAGGAGCTTTAACCAAAAAAGACTACACTAGTTTTCAGTTTTATAAGGCAGGAATTTTTAATAAAAAATACCTAATTACAGAAAAAGGACAATATAAGGGATATCCGTTTCGGAGTTATGGGTACAGTGGCTATCAGGGCGGTTACAGCGACCATTTTCCAGTTTATATTTACTTAATAAAAGAAGTCAGTTCCCCTGAAGAAGGGGAGTAA
- a CDS encoding DUF5689 domain-containing protein gives MKHFNLIMYLIFGGLLFTSCVKTDDFELPEPKTKEINIEGNITGISAVKSNFNPETKEIYVFSETNTWMEAYVVSSDEGGNFYKELVLQDKPENPIAGILLLVDDNSLFETYNFGRKIYVKLDGLALWSNNGVHQLGVQNRGDVVAIPPSRIDDHILRTSETAEIVPLHLEISAFNETHENLLIKVSNVQFNRNLLREQHHYTFAGEITDQYDGERQLESCRTGATATLSTSTFSGFKSLYLPEKSGSLKGILTRNFYDDYFVIAVNSPDDFNFDGERCDPNFLTCGDNIFGGSEVIFEENFTGITSQTTLKDKGWINVNVNGGKTFEPGTFGGNRYIRVSAFNTEETPMEAWLVSPLIDLDSISRAKLSFEIMSSYDNATILNVLVTEEFTGNILTTTWRPLDAVIPIGPTNQYGKGFKKSEIDISCLKGDIRFAFKYLGSAPDKTTTYDIDNIRISGN, from the coding sequence ATGAAACATTTTAACTTAATAATGTACTTGATTTTTGGGGGTTTATTATTTACTTCCTGCGTGAAAACCGATGATTTTGAACTACCAGAGCCCAAAACTAAAGAGATAAATATTGAAGGAAATATTACAGGAATCTCTGCGGTAAAAAGCAATTTTAACCCTGAAACCAAAGAAATTTATGTCTTTTCTGAAACCAATACCTGGATGGAAGCCTACGTTGTCTCCAGTGATGAAGGTGGAAATTTCTATAAAGAATTGGTTTTACAGGATAAACCTGAAAATCCTATCGCGGGAATCCTTTTGTTGGTGGACGATAACTCCCTGTTTGAAACCTATAATTTTGGTAGGAAAATCTATGTGAAGTTGGACGGGCTCGCTTTATGGTCTAATAATGGCGTGCATCAGCTAGGAGTGCAGAATAGGGGTGATGTTGTGGCGATACCCCCTTCCCGAATTGACGATCATATTTTAAGAACAAGTGAAACTGCTGAAATCGTTCCGCTCCATCTTGAAATTTCTGCTTTTAATGAAACTCACGAAAATTTATTGATTAAAGTAAGTAATGTTCAATTTAACCGTAACCTGCTTAGGGAGCAACATCACTACACTTTTGCTGGTGAGATAACCGATCAATATGATGGAGAAAGGCAACTGGAAAGCTGTCGTACCGGAGCAACCGCTACGCTTAGCACCAGCACTTTTTCTGGATTCAAATCTTTGTATTTGCCTGAGAAATCCGGGAGTCTGAAGGGTATTTTAACTCGAAATTTCTACGATGATTATTTTGTAATTGCAGTAAATTCTCCTGATGATTTTAATTTTGATGGAGAACGCTGCGACCCTAATTTTTTAACCTGTGGGGATAATATTTTTGGGGGTAGCGAAGTAATATTTGAAGAAAATTTCACAGGAATTACCAGTCAAACCACCTTGAAAGATAAAGGATGGATTAATGTAAATGTAAACGGAGGTAAAACATTTGAACCGGGAACTTTTGGTGGAAACCGATATATACGTGTTTCAGCATTTAATACTGAAGAAACACCTATGGAAGCCTGGTTGGTGAGTCCGTTAATAGATTTAGATAGTATTTCTAGGGCAAAATTGTCTTTTGAGATTATGTCATCTTACGATAATGCAACCATTCTTAATGTTTTAGTTACTGAAGAATTTACCGGCAATATACTAACCACAACCTGGAGACCTTTAGATGCAGTAATTCCCATTGGGCCAACAAATCAATACGGAAAAGGTTTTAAAAAAAGTGAGATAGATATTTCCTGTCTAAAAGGAGATATTCGTTTTGCATTTAAGTATTTGGGGTCGGCTCCAGATAAAACCACAACTTATGATATTGATAACATACGCATAAGCGGGAATTGA
- a CDS encoding TonB-dependent receptor, which translates to MKFVLFLLFLGLIHSASLAQETSLGGTLVDAQNYKKLAGAELFIEKSFFKTISDENGAFLFTSKKLPLGEQVLRVSLTDYKELRIPIVIETGTEKDLGLILMHPILADYANQISTISLSDAELDEDEAQIDNLSGLLQASRDIFLNAAAFDFSQTFFRPRGLDSEHGKVLINGVEMNKTYTGRPQWSAWGGLNDVQRNQVFSMGLTPSDVSFGGLAGTTNIIMRASQYAKGGKASIAAANRSYFGRLMASYGSGELKNGWAYSISASRRFAKEAYVDGTLYDANAFFLSVEKTFNEKHSLNFTGFYTPNIRGKSSPNTAEVFELKGRKYNAYWGYQDGEIRNSRVREIKEPILMLNHFWEFSEKMSINNNFAFQFGKTGNSRIDFGGTRLAEINDQNSYVGGGTNPDPTYYQKLPSYYLRFPDNPNYEAAYLAQQDFKEDGQLNWQQLYNANTAAGYTVYALAEDRNDDLKFDLNSIISAKISESISLDGKLAFSYLNSHNFASIKDMLGGATFLDVDFFAEGDQEASLEQRAQSDLQNPNRNVTENEPYKYNFRLFASNVNAFGQLNFDYDRFDFYLGTTASQTFYQRNGLFQNGNYPDNSLGKSGKLNFTDFGGKAGANYKITANHLLAFNAAWYSKAPNLRNSFSNARQNNEVVIGLQSEQLQNVDLSYRYRSSNIKARLSAYYTQIKNATEISFYYADGLSGLGRNSTTAFVQEVLSGINKQHLGLEMGMEAQITSAIKLKAAAAMGQFTYNNNPSLYLTSDDFNDIVDYGTSYIKNYRLAGGPQRAAQIGFEYRDPGYWWFGTTFNFFSHAFLDVSPLTRTSNFLNDTDGLPILNYDENVAAGLLKQEQFDNYMLVNVIGGKSWLVKGKFIGFFVSLNNIFDQLYKTGGFEQSRNANYRTLKRDRERENPIFGPKYWYGTGASYFAMIYLRF; encoded by the coding sequence ATGAAATTTGTATTATTTCTTCTCTTTTTGGGGTTGATACACTCAGCCTCCCTCGCGCAGGAAACTTCTCTGGGAGGAACATTAGTAGATGCACAAAATTATAAGAAATTAGCTGGCGCAGAGTTGTTTATTGAGAAAAGCTTTTTTAAAACAATTTCAGATGAAAATGGAGCATTTTTATTTACTTCAAAAAAACTTCCGCTCGGCGAACAGGTTTTAAGAGTAAGCCTCACCGATTATAAAGAACTTCGAATTCCAATAGTTATTGAAACTGGAACCGAAAAAGATCTCGGCTTGATTCTAATGCATCCTATTCTTGCAGATTATGCCAATCAAATTAGCACGATAAGCCTTTCTGATGCTGAGCTGGATGAAGATGAAGCCCAGATAGATAATCTCTCTGGGCTTTTGCAGGCTTCTCGCGATATTTTTCTTAATGCAGCGGCTTTTGATTTTAGTCAAACATTTTTTAGACCACGAGGCCTGGATAGTGAACATGGGAAAGTTTTAATTAATGGGGTAGAAATGAACAAAACCTATACCGGCCGCCCGCAATGGAGTGCCTGGGGAGGCCTAAACGATGTGCAGCGTAACCAGGTTTTTTCTATGGGCTTAACTCCTTCAGATGTAAGTTTTGGGGGACTGGCAGGAACCACTAATATTATTATGCGCGCTTCACAGTACGCAAAAGGAGGGAAAGCTTCTATTGCAGCGGCAAATAGAAGTTATTTTGGAAGGTTAATGGCCAGTTATGGCTCTGGAGAATTAAAAAATGGCTGGGCTTATTCCATTTCTGCTTCTCGTAGATTTGCGAAAGAAGCTTATGTAGACGGTACTTTATATGATGCTAATGCTTTTTTTCTATCTGTTGAAAAAACTTTTAATGAGAAGCATAGTCTTAATTTCACCGGATTTTACACGCCAAATATTCGCGGAAAATCTTCACCCAATACAGCTGAGGTTTTTGAACTAAAAGGAAGAAAGTATAACGCTTATTGGGGCTACCAGGATGGTGAAATTAGGAATTCCAGGGTTAGGGAAATAAAAGAGCCTATATTAATGCTAAATCATTTTTGGGAGTTTTCAGAAAAAATGAGCATTAATAATAATTTCGCTTTTCAGTTTGGGAAAACAGGAAATTCAAGAATAGATTTTGGAGGAACCAGGCTGGCTGAAATTAACGATCAGAATAGTTATGTTGGTGGTGGGACCAATCCAGATCCTACTTATTATCAAAAGCTACCCAGTTATTATTTACGTTTTCCCGATAATCCTAATTATGAAGCGGCTTACCTGGCGCAACAGGATTTTAAAGAAGATGGTCAATTAAATTGGCAGCAGTTATATAATGCTAATACTGCTGCCGGTTATACTGTTTATGCTCTGGCTGAAGATCGTAACGACGACCTGAAATTCGACTTGAATTCAATTATTTCTGCTAAAATTAGCGAGAGTATAAGTCTGGATGGAAAATTGGCTTTTTCATATTTGAACTCTCATAATTTCGCTTCTATAAAAGATATGCTTGGCGGAGCTACTTTTTTGGATGTCGATTTTTTTGCTGAAGGTGACCAGGAAGCCTCCCTGGAACAAAGAGCCCAAAGCGATCTTCAAAACCCAAATCGAAATGTTACCGAAAATGAACCGTATAAATATAATTTCAGGTTATTTGCGAGTAACGTTAATGCTTTTGGTCAATTAAATTTTGATTACGACCGGTTTGATTTTTATTTAGGCACTACCGCATCCCAAACTTTCTATCAACGAAATGGCCTTTTCCAAAACGGGAATTATCCTGATAATTCTTTAGGTAAAAGCGGAAAACTAAATTTTACAGATTTTGGTGGGAAAGCTGGCGCTAATTATAAAATCACTGCAAACCATTTACTGGCCTTTAACGCGGCCTGGTATAGCAAAGCACCAAACCTTCGTAATTCTTTCTCAAACGCTCGCCAAAACAACGAGGTGGTAATTGGTCTACAAAGCGAACAACTGCAGAATGTAGATTTAAGTTACCGGTATAGATCAAGCAATATTAAAGCGAGACTTTCTGCTTACTACACCCAAATCAAAAACGCCACCGAGATATCTTTTTATTATGCCGATGGCCTTTCTGGATTGGGTAGAAATAGTACTACTGCTTTTGTTCAGGAGGTTTTAAGCGGAATTAATAAGCAACATTTGGGCCTTGAAATGGGAATGGAAGCGCAAATAACTTCAGCTATAAAACTTAAGGCAGCGGCAGCAATGGGGCAATTCACCTATAACAATAATCCTTCGCTGTATTTAACTTCAGATGATTTCAATGATATTGTGGATTATGGCACTTCTTACATTAAAAATTATCGGCTTGCCGGTGGCCCGCAAAGAGCTGCTCAAATTGGTTTTGAATATCGAGATCCCGGTTATTGGTGGTTCGGCACTACCTTTAATTTCTTTTCTCATGCCTTTTTAGATGTTAGTCCCTTAACACGAACTTCAAATTTTCTAAATGATACCGATGGCCTGCCTATTTTAAATTATGACGAGAATGTTGCCGCAGGACTTCTCAAACAAGAACAATTTGATAATTATATGCTGGTAAACGTCATTGGTGGAAAATCCTGGCTGGTTAAAGGCAAGTTTATAGGGTTTTTTGTTAGTCTCAATAATATTTTTGATCAGCTTTATAAAACCGGTGGTTTTGAGCAATCCCGAAATGCCAATTATAGAACCCTGAAACGAGACCGCGAGAGAGAAAACCCCATTTTTGGACCTAAATACTGGTATGGTACGGGCGCATCCTACTTTGCTATGATTTATTTAAGATTTTAA